From the Euphorbia lathyris chromosome 6, ddEupLath1.1, whole genome shotgun sequence genome, one window contains:
- the LOC136231966 gene encoding uncharacterized protein has translation MPSARIRLPFNHRNFLGDGGDLEFHDQLAAESFSDVVFGYLDNVGGSSSSEDWDKNESELDDEEKENGCVGEDSKSFWENQHQLLQATLSRTTSLESGIRNIVKETVKEIQAAEIICGCGRTVVGGCRNCLMREVSGRLSNAGYNSAICKSKWRSSQDIPSGEHTFMDVIDNSNIKKGEIRVIIELNFRAEFEIAKASEEYNRLVRRLPEVFVGKVDRLQTVIKILCSAAKKCMKEKKMHLGPWRKHRYMQAKWLGTCKRTTSMPTFSAEEYSGKVSKPKASMLTVDLLEVFA, from the exons ATGCCGAGTGCGAGAATTAGACTCCCATTCAATCACCGGAATTTTCTGGGAGACGGCGGCGATCTTGAGTTTCACGACCAGCTTGCGGCGGAGAGTTTCTCCGATGTGGTTTTCGGATACCTTGATAATGTCGGCGGCAGTTCTAGCAGCGAAGATTGGGATAAAAATGAATCGGAATTAGatgatgaagagaaagagaatgGTTGTGTTGGAGAAGATTCTAAGAGTTTCTGGGAAAATCAACATCAGCTTCTACAg GCTACCTTAAGCCGGACAACCTCACTGGAATCGGGGATTAGAAATATTGTGAAGGAAACAGTTAAAGAAATTCAAGCGGCGGAAATAATTTGTGGTTGTGGAAGAACAGTGGTGGGTGGCTGCCGGAATTGTTTGATGCGTGAAGTCTCCGGCCGCCTCAGTAATGCCGGATATAATAGTGCTATTTGCAAGTCTAAATGGAGGAGTTCTCAAGATATTCCATCAG GAGAACATACATTTATGGATGTGATAGACAATTCAAATATTAAAAAAGGAGAGATCAGAGTGATAATCGAGTTAAATTTCCGGGCAGAATTCGAGATAGCAAAAGCAAGCGAAGAGTATAACCGGTTAGTCCGCCGATTACCGGAAGTATTCGTCGGAAAAGTAGACAGATTACAGacagtaataaaaatattatgttCAGCAGCAAAGAAATGtatgaaagaaaagaaaatgcatTTAGGACCATGGAGAAAACACAGATACATGCAAGCAAAATGGCTTGGCACCTGTAAAAGAACCACCTCTATGCCCACCTTCTCGGCGGAGGAATATTCCGGCAAGGTTTCAAAGCCCAAGGCTTCAATGTTGACCGTGGATTTGCTTGAAGTTTTTGCCTAA